A genomic segment from Pyxidicoccus trucidator encodes:
- a CDS encoding styrene monooxygenase/indole monooxygenase family protein → MASIGIVGAGTAGLHLGLKLLSHGVPVTLYAEQDPAKLRAGRLPNTVAHHSPTRAHERELDVDHWGGPQADMHHMGIHVNAGPQSFGMKGRLEKSSIFVDYRLYQPKLAEDFVARGGRLEVLPVDAAALESLSRKHDLVVVATGRNGLTSLFPRIPELSPHTKPARLLFAALLKGVRMEEPVGMNAHLVPGHGEIFEAQVISRHGRVPSILIEALPEGELAVLSTQRYDEDPRAFEALLMDRLRRFAPATYERVNPAEFGVLGPMDWIQGAFTPVVRRGWAPLANGRFVMAVGDTHVTNDPVAGQGANAASASAFALAASILDALGTERPFDEAFCRAAGERMWVAVAPATHWTNALLQPPPPHVVDVLVAGSQEPRVADAIANAFMIPENILGACATPEAAAAFVARNRPPARESAPEALAWRPLPEDVATKVAEVR, encoded by the coding sequence ATGGCGAGCATCGGCATCGTTGGCGCCGGCACTGCCGGTTTGCACCTCGGACTGAAGCTGCTGTCCCATGGCGTTCCCGTCACGCTCTATGCGGAGCAGGACCCCGCGAAGCTGCGCGCGGGCCGGCTGCCCAACACGGTGGCGCACCACTCCCCCACCCGGGCCCACGAGCGGGAGCTGGACGTGGACCACTGGGGCGGGCCGCAGGCGGACATGCACCACATGGGCATCCACGTGAATGCCGGGCCGCAGTCCTTCGGCATGAAGGGCCGGCTGGAGAAGTCCTCCATCTTCGTGGACTACCGCCTGTATCAGCCGAAGCTGGCCGAGGACTTCGTGGCGCGCGGAGGCCGGCTGGAGGTGCTCCCCGTGGACGCCGCCGCCCTGGAGTCCCTGTCGCGGAAGCATGACCTGGTGGTGGTGGCCACCGGCCGCAACGGGCTGACGTCCCTCTTCCCGCGAATCCCGGAGCTGTCTCCGCACACGAAGCCCGCGCGCCTGCTGTTCGCGGCGCTGCTCAAGGGCGTGCGGATGGAGGAGCCGGTGGGCATGAACGCGCACCTGGTGCCGGGCCACGGAGAAATCTTCGAGGCGCAGGTCATCTCCCGCCACGGCCGCGTCCCGAGCATCCTCATCGAAGCGCTCCCCGAGGGCGAACTGGCGGTGCTCAGCACGCAGCGCTACGACGAGGACCCGCGCGCCTTCGAGGCGCTGCTGATGGACCGGCTGCGCCGCTTCGCGCCCGCCACCTATGAGCGGGTGAATCCCGCGGAGTTCGGCGTCCTGGGGCCCATGGACTGGATTCAGGGGGCCTTCACCCCGGTGGTGCGCCGGGGCTGGGCGCCGCTCGCGAACGGCCGCTTCGTCATGGCCGTGGGCGACACCCACGTGACGAACGACCCCGTCGCGGGCCAGGGCGCCAACGCGGCGTCGGCCTCCGCCTTCGCGCTGGCCGCGAGCATCCTGGACGCGCTGGGCACGGAGCGCCCGTTCGACGAGGCCTTCTGCCGCGCGGCGGGGGAGAGGATGTGGGTCGCCGTCGCTCCGGCGACGCACTGGACCAACGCCCTGCTCCAGCCGCCTCCGCCGCACGTGGTGGACGTGCTGGTTGCCGGCAGCCAGGAGCCCCGCGTCGCGGACGCCATCGCCAACGCCTTCATGATTCCGGAGAACATCCTCGGCGCCTGCGCCACCCCGGAGGCCGCCGCCGCCTTCGTCGCGCGCAACCGCCCCCCGGCACGGGAGTCCGCCCCCGAGGCGCTGGCGTGGCGCCCCCTCCCCGAGGACGTCGCGACGAAGGTGGCCGAGGTCCGCTGA
- a CDS encoding D-TA family PLP-dependent enzyme codes for MRHMDSTPLDALPTPAAVVDLDRVEANLRRVAAYAREHGLRLRPHTKTHKTVELTTLQLQAGAAGVTVATPREAELMATVADDVLLAYPPVGAARLARLVGLPERVRLTVALDSTEALEGLGRAAQEAGRTVGVLVELDMGMRRVGVQTPEEAVALARAVASTRGVEYRGVIFYPGHVRAPQVEQGPALREQSSRLGAFVQALTAAGLKPETVSGGSTPTLWRSHEVAGLTEIRPGINVLNDRNSVFVGACAWSECAYSVLATVVSTAVPGQAVIDAGSKALAKEEGMDPAGGYGALLDRPDVLVRSLSEEHGMLDLTGTSWRPRVGDRVRVVPNHVCASVNLHARLHVLRGGARHATWEVAARGW; via the coding sequence ATGCGCCACATGGACTCCACCCCGCTGGACGCGCTCCCCACCCCCGCCGCCGTCGTGGACCTGGACCGTGTCGAGGCCAACCTGCGCCGCGTGGCCGCGTATGCGCGCGAGCACGGCCTGCGCTTGCGTCCCCACACGAAGACGCACAAGACGGTGGAGCTCACCACCCTCCAGCTCCAGGCCGGCGCGGCGGGTGTCACCGTGGCCACGCCTCGCGAGGCCGAGCTCATGGCCACCGTCGCGGACGACGTGCTCCTGGCCTACCCGCCCGTGGGCGCCGCCCGGCTCGCGCGCCTCGTGGGCCTGCCCGAGCGCGTCCGGCTCACCGTGGCGCTCGACTCCACCGAGGCGCTGGAAGGACTGGGCCGCGCCGCCCAGGAGGCCGGGCGCACCGTGGGCGTGCTGGTGGAGCTGGACATGGGCATGCGCCGCGTGGGCGTGCAGACGCCCGAGGAGGCCGTCGCCCTGGCCCGCGCCGTGGCGTCCACCCGGGGCGTGGAGTACCGCGGCGTCATCTTCTATCCGGGCCACGTGCGCGCGCCCCAGGTCGAGCAGGGCCCCGCGCTGCGCGAGCAGTCCTCCCGCCTGGGTGCCTTCGTGCAGGCGCTGACCGCCGCCGGACTGAAGCCCGAGACGGTCAGCGGTGGCTCCACGCCGACGCTGTGGCGCTCACACGAGGTGGCCGGGCTCACCGAAATCCGCCCCGGCATCAACGTGCTCAATGACCGCAACTCCGTCTTCGTGGGCGCGTGCGCGTGGAGCGAGTGCGCGTACTCCGTGCTCGCCACCGTGGTCAGCACCGCCGTCCCGGGGCAGGCCGTCATCGACGCGGGCTCCAAGGCCCTGGCCAAGGAGGAGGGCATGGACCCGGCCGGGGGCTACGGCGCCCTGCTGGACCGGCCCGACGTCCTGGTGCGCAGCCTGTCCGAGGAGCACGGCATGCTGGACCTCACCGGCACGTCCTGGCGTCCCCGCGTGGGAGACCGCGTGCGCGTGGTGCCCAACCACGTCTGCGCCTCCGTCAACCTGCACGCGCGGCTGCACGTGCTGCGCGGAGGAGCCCGGCACGCCACATGGGAAGTCGCCGCGCGCGGGTGGTGA
- a CDS encoding potassium transporter Kup — protein MSSDPSSHGPGSPTSASSAAPVSTPPSPREPLARLAPLALGALGIVYGDIGTSPLYALRDCFSGEHGIAPTPDNVLGVLSLVFWSLIVVISVKYLGFVMRADNRGEGGILALLALVVQRGGGAGSGVRRVVLLTLGLFGAALLYGDGVITPAVSVLSAVEGLGVATPLFKPYVVPIALAILLALFFVQSKGTGGIGRVFGPMMVVWFIVIAVLGVHELVKNPSVLQAVVPTHAVRFFVHNGWHGFLVLGAVFLVVTGGEALYADMGHFGYRPIRLAWFALVLPALLLNYFGQGALLLRNPSVASNPFFHLAPDWALYPLVGLATVATVIASQALISGVFSLTRQAIQLGYWPRLEVVHTSAEEKGQIYLPGVNLALLLGVVAVVLGFRSSTALTAAYGIAVTATMAITTCLAYVVARERWGVRRSLLVPIAALFLAVDLSFFGANIVKVAHGGWLPLTMGAVLFTLMTTWKRGRELLGKKLHASSLGLMDLLESFGENAPHRVPGTAIFMTGNPEIAPSAMLHNLKHNKVLHEQTLLLTITTEDLPHVPPAERVRVENLPLGMRRITARYGFMDDPSIPDILKRCREAGLPFNVMSTSFFLGRETLIVGKKPGMAMWREAIFVWMSRNARSATAFFRIPPNRVVELGAQVEL, from the coding sequence ATGTCTTCCGACCCCAGCAGTCACGGGCCGGGCTCGCCTACGTCCGCGAGCTCGGCCGCTCCCGTTTCCACCCCGCCGTCCCCCCGCGAGCCCCTCGCACGCCTGGCCCCTCTCGCGCTCGGCGCGCTGGGCATCGTCTACGGCGACATCGGCACCAGCCCGCTGTACGCGCTGCGAGACTGCTTCAGCGGTGAGCACGGCATCGCCCCCACGCCGGACAACGTGCTGGGCGTGCTGAGCCTCGTCTTCTGGAGCCTCATCGTCGTCATCTCCGTGAAGTACCTCGGCTTCGTCATGAGGGCGGACAACCGGGGGGAGGGCGGCATCCTCGCGCTGCTGGCGCTGGTGGTGCAGCGCGGGGGCGGCGCGGGCAGCGGGGTTCGCCGGGTGGTGCTGCTGACGCTGGGCCTGTTCGGCGCGGCGCTACTCTATGGCGACGGCGTCATCACCCCGGCCGTGTCCGTGCTCTCCGCCGTGGAGGGGCTGGGCGTCGCGACACCGCTGTTCAAGCCCTATGTAGTGCCCATCGCGCTGGCCATCCTGCTCGCGCTCTTCTTCGTGCAGAGCAAGGGCACGGGCGGCATCGGCCGGGTGTTCGGCCCGATGATGGTGGTCTGGTTCATCGTCATCGCCGTGCTGGGCGTTCACGAGCTGGTGAAGAACCCCTCGGTGCTCCAGGCGGTGGTTCCCACGCATGCCGTGCGCTTCTTCGTGCACAACGGCTGGCACGGCTTCCTCGTCCTGGGCGCGGTGTTCCTCGTGGTCACCGGCGGCGAGGCGCTGTACGCGGACATGGGCCACTTCGGCTACCGGCCCATCCGCCTGGCGTGGTTCGCCCTGGTGCTGCCGGCGCTGCTGCTCAACTACTTCGGGCAGGGCGCGCTGCTGCTGAGAAATCCTTCCGTCGCTTCCAACCCGTTCTTCCACCTGGCCCCCGACTGGGCGCTGTACCCGCTGGTGGGGCTGGCCACGGTCGCCACCGTCATCGCCTCCCAGGCGCTCATCTCCGGCGTGTTCAGCCTCACCCGGCAGGCCATCCAGCTCGGCTACTGGCCCCGTCTGGAAGTGGTGCACACCTCCGCCGAGGAGAAGGGGCAGATCTACCTGCCGGGGGTGAACCTCGCGCTGCTGCTGGGCGTGGTGGCGGTGGTGCTGGGCTTCCGCTCCTCCACCGCGCTCACGGCCGCGTACGGCATCGCCGTGACGGCCACCATGGCCATCACCACGTGCCTGGCCTACGTGGTGGCGCGCGAGCGCTGGGGCGTGCGGCGCTCACTGCTGGTGCCCATCGCGGCGCTCTTCCTCGCCGTCGACCTGTCCTTCTTCGGCGCCAACATCGTCAAGGTGGCCCACGGTGGCTGGCTGCCGCTCACGATGGGCGCCGTCCTCTTCACCCTGATGACGACGTGGAAGCGCGGCCGCGAGCTGCTGGGGAAGAAGCTGCACGCCTCGTCCCTCGGCCTCATGGATTTGCTGGAGAGCTTCGGAGAGAACGCGCCCCACCGGGTGCCGGGCACGGCCATCTTCATGACGGGCAACCCCGAGATTGCTCCCAGCGCGATGCTGCACAACCTGAAGCACAACAAGGTGCTGCACGAGCAGACGCTGCTGCTCACCATCACCACCGAGGACCTGCCCCACGTCCCGCCCGCCGAACGGGTGAGGGTGGAGAACCTGCCGCTGGGCATGCGGCGCATCACCGCTCGCTACGGCTTCATGGATGACCCGTCCATTCCGGACATCCTCAAGCGCTGCCGTGAGGCGGGGCTGCCCTTCAACGTCATGAGCACCAGCT
- a CDS encoding winged helix DNA-binding domain-containing protein yields MPPRTSATPDTLTTRELNRATLARQLLLEREKLPLLRAVERLVALQAQQAKPPFVGLWSRVEGFRREDLTRLLQRREVVRATLMRGTLHLATAKDYVALRSAFSSMLEASAHAILRERAEGLDLEPLLVTAREYLEEEPRTFEEVRDHLMERNPKADERAMGFLVRMYLPLVQVPTDEEWGFPPATDFALAESWLGEPLDTAPRLDTLVLRYLAAFGPATASDAQTWTGLKGLKDVLVSLKPKLRTFRDEKGRELFDLPKAPRPPGDMPAPMRFLPEFDSLVLGHDDRARLVADAHRSKLITKNLRIPATFLVDGFVTGTWKVERKKATATLVAEPFETLTKKTRDALAGEGEALLRFVEPDARAFEVRFA; encoded by the coding sequence ATGCCCCCCCGCACCAGCGCCACGCCGGACACCCTGACGACCCGAGAGCTCAACCGCGCCACGCTCGCGCGCCAGTTGCTGCTGGAGCGGGAGAAGCTTCCGCTGCTTCGCGCGGTGGAGCGGCTCGTGGCGCTCCAGGCCCAGCAGGCGAAGCCGCCCTTCGTCGGGCTCTGGTCCCGAGTCGAGGGCTTCCGGCGGGAGGACCTCACGCGGCTGCTCCAGCGCCGCGAGGTCGTCCGCGCGACGCTGATGCGCGGCACGCTGCACCTCGCGACAGCGAAGGACTACGTGGCCCTGCGCTCCGCCTTCTCGTCCATGCTCGAGGCCTCGGCGCACGCCATCCTCCGCGAGCGCGCGGAGGGGCTGGACCTCGAGCCCCTGCTCGTCACCGCTCGCGAATACCTGGAGGAGGAGCCCCGGACCTTCGAGGAGGTGCGGGACCACCTCATGGAGCGCAACCCCAAGGCGGACGAGCGGGCCATGGGCTTCCTGGTGCGCATGTACCTGCCGCTCGTCCAGGTGCCCACGGATGAGGAGTGGGGCTTCCCACCCGCGACGGACTTCGCCCTGGCGGAGTCCTGGCTGGGCGAGCCGCTGGACACCGCACCCCGGCTCGACACGCTCGTGCTGCGCTACCTCGCCGCCTTCGGCCCCGCCACCGCGAGCGACGCGCAGACGTGGACGGGCCTCAAGGGCCTGAAGGACGTGCTGGTCTCGCTGAAGCCGAAGCTGCGCACGTTCCGCGACGAGAAGGGCCGCGAGCTGTTCGACCTGCCGAAGGCGCCGCGTCCTCCCGGGGACATGCCCGCGCCCATGCGCTTCCTCCCCGAGTTCGACAGCCTCGTCCTCGGCCATGACGACCGTGCGCGGCTGGTGGCGGACGCGCATCGCTCGAAGCTCATCACCAAGAACCTGCGCATCCCCGCCACCTTCCTGGTGGACGGCTTCGTCACGGGCACGTGGAAGGTGGAGCGGAAGAAGGCCACCGCGACGCTCGTCGCCGAGCCTTTCGAGACGCTGACGAAGAAGACGCGCGACGCGCTGGCAGGGGAGGGGGAGGCGCTGCTCCGCTTCGTCGAGCCCGACGCCCGGGCGTTCGAGGTCCGCTTCGCCTGA